A stretch of Pangasianodon hypophthalmus isolate fPanHyp1 chromosome 9, fPanHyp1.pri, whole genome shotgun sequence DNA encodes these proteins:
- the rassf7a gene encoding ras association domain-containing protein 8, with protein MELKVWVDGVVRVVCGLSEETSCQDVVIALAQAIGQTGRYVLIQRLRDTERQLLATERPLESLAKLGQHSNEVQFYLRRTGPSSSSDSHERTLSLHKPSETGPPKRSAPRKSLTFSLGPSSSPRTRPKQNRRTPSTKLLPESRASPLPHTSHLPSLSREEVFRQVLQQQERLQALEAQLEILEQEMQAWDQQEDLAAAEQTLLEDEEQWEEELRTEMQRERAMRRQLAELHAKLDECGTSLHDLTTKSTQLEQNIQRERLEAEALPTQAQPEHSVGAVQAELQSQLKQGEDLESELVETEKALGKAEMLLQAKQEQLDELNKELRQCNLQQFIQQTGVLPAHNSSHTDLHQQLDQQELAQLLQDTTIDSDSLQRPTAKQFLGHPRNLQHPLVSSLNPEVVTSRESSWR; from the exons ATGGAGCTCAAGGTGTGGGTGGACGGTGTGGTGCGGGTGGTGTGTGGCCTCTCAGAGGAGACGTCCTGTCAGGATGTGGTCATCGCACTCGCTCAAGCCATAG GCCAGACGGGCCGTTACGTGCTCatccagagactgagagacactgAGCGGCAGCTTTTGGCTACTGAGCGTCCTCTGGAGTCCCTGGCTAAGCTTGGGCAGCACAGTAATGAGGTGCAGTTCTACCTTCGGCGCAccggccccagcagcagcagtgataGCCACGAGCGCACACTCTCTCTTCATAAACCCTCTGAAACAGGGCCTCCAAAACGCAGTGCACCCAGAAAATCCCTGACCTTCAGCCTGGGCCCTTCTTCTTCCCCACGTACCCGACCCAAACAGAACCGCAGGACCCCAAGTACCAAACTCCTGCCTGAGTCCAGAGCATCTcctttgcctcacacctcccaTCTGCCCAGTCTGTCAAGAGAGGAAGTGTTCCGGCAAGTTCTCCAGCAGCAGGAGCGACTGCAGGCACTGGAGGCCCAGCTGGAGATCCTAGAGCAGGAGATGCAGGCATGGGATCAGCAGGAGGACTTGGCTGCCGCAGAGCAGACGCTGCTGGAAGATGAGGAGCAGTGGGAGGAGGAGCTCAGGACTGAGATGCAGCGCGAGCGTGCCATGAGGAGGCAGCTGGCTGAGCTACACGCCAAGCTGGATGAGTGCGGCACTAGCCTGCACGATCTCACCACAAAATCCACACAGCTTGAGCAGAACATTCAGAGGGAAAGGCTTGAGGCTGAAGCCCTGCCCACACAGGCACAGCCAGAACACTCTGTGGGCGCAGTACAAGCGGAGCTCCAGAGTCAGCTGAAACAAGGAGAGGACCTGGAGTCTGAGCTGGTGGAGACAGAAAAAGCTCTGGGAAAAGCAGAAATGCTGCTGCAG GCTAAACAGGAGCAGCTGGACGAGCTGAACAAGGAGCTGAGGCAGTGTAACCTGCAGCAGTTCATCCAGCAGACTGGAGTGCTCCCAGCCCACAACTCCTCACATACAGACCTCCACCAGCAGCTGGACCAACAGGAGCTGGCTCAGCTGTTGCAGGACACAACCATAGACAGTG ACTCTCTACAGCGTCCCACAGCTAAGCAGTTTCTGGGGCATCCGCGCAACCTGCAGCACCCCCTGGTGTCCAGCCTGAACCctgagg TCGTGACATCCAGGGAATCATCTTGGAGGTAA